A genome region from Stenotrophomonas maltophilia includes the following:
- the pip gene encoding prolyl aminopeptidase: MRSLYPAIEPYREFTLPVSDLHTLHVEECGTPDGIPVVYLHGGPGAGISPTHRRFFDPARYRIVLIDQRGSGRSTPFGELRDNTTQDLVADIEKVREHLGIERWLVYGGSWGSTLSLAYAQAHPERATGLIVRGVFLGREMENRWFAEADGGARWIFPERWDRYETYIPEAERSDMIAAYWSRMDGPDEAIRIEAAQAWLGWEDNAATLQHDVDAESTDDPLDTLAKARIEAHYFRNGIFLEPDQLLRDIDRIRHLPGVIVQGRYDIICPPRSAWDLAKAWPEARLEMVTSGHSANEPATVDALVRATDAFADRF, from the coding sequence ATGCGCAGCCTGTACCCCGCCATCGAGCCCTACCGCGAGTTCACCCTGCCGGTGAGCGATCTGCACACGCTGCATGTCGAAGAGTGCGGCACACCGGACGGCATTCCGGTGGTGTACCTGCACGGCGGCCCAGGCGCGGGCATTTCACCCACTCATCGCCGCTTCTTCGATCCGGCACGCTACCGCATCGTGTTGATCGACCAGCGTGGCAGCGGCCGCTCCACACCGTTCGGCGAGCTGCGCGACAACACCACGCAGGACCTGGTGGCCGACATCGAGAAGGTGCGTGAGCACCTGGGCATCGAGCGTTGGCTGGTCTATGGCGGCTCCTGGGGGTCGACCCTGTCACTGGCCTACGCACAGGCGCATCCCGAGCGCGCCACCGGCCTGATCGTGCGCGGCGTATTCCTCGGCCGCGAAATGGAAAACCGCTGGTTCGCCGAGGCCGACGGCGGTGCGCGCTGGATCTTCCCGGAGCGCTGGGACCGCTATGAAACCTACATTCCGGAAGCCGAGCGCAGCGACATGATCGCAGCCTACTGGAGCCGCATGGATGGCCCGGATGAAGCGATCCGGATCGAAGCCGCGCAGGCCTGGCTGGGCTGGGAAGACAACGCGGCCACCCTGCAGCACGACGTGGATGCCGAATCCACCGATGACCCGCTGGATACCCTCGCCAAGGCCCGCATCGAGGCGCACTACTTCCGCAACGGCATCTTCCTGGAACCGGACCAGCTGTTGCGTGATATCGATCGCATCCGCCACCTGCCGGGCGTGATCGTGCAGGGGCGCTACGACATCATCTGCCCGCCGCGCAGCGCCTGGGACCTGGCCAAGGCCTGGCCGGAAGCGCGGCTGGAGATGGTGACCTCCGGCCACAGTGCCAACGAGCCGGCCACGGTGGATGCGCTGGTGCGGGCCACGGACGCCTTTGCCGACCGCTTCTGA
- a CDS encoding TraX family protein has translation MQATTTGTSTFNFTLRSGARELLKWIALLAMTGDHVAKVVFDGYVPVVSELGRIAFPLFALVMACNLAQPGADLRKSMRRLALWGLIAQPLHAFAFGAWLPLNILLTFTLAAVAVHALANHRPVLLLLAAGVLPMFVDYQWAGVGCVLLGWIAFRHRAWWLLLVGLAAVCWVNHNGWALLAVPVVLLAARVTWPLPRWRWAFYGYYVGHLAVLALVAHLLV, from the coding sequence ATGCAAGCGACCACGACCGGGACGTCAACCTTCAACTTCACTCTCCGCAGCGGCGCGCGCGAGCTGCTGAAGTGGATCGCACTGCTGGCCATGACCGGTGATCACGTGGCCAAGGTGGTCTTCGACGGCTACGTGCCGGTGGTCAGCGAACTGGGGCGCATTGCCTTCCCGCTGTTCGCGCTGGTGATGGCCTGCAACCTGGCCCAGCCCGGGGCCGACCTGCGCAAGTCGATGCGCCGGCTGGCGCTGTGGGGGCTGATCGCGCAGCCATTGCACGCATTCGCGTTTGGCGCCTGGTTGCCGCTCAACATCCTGCTTACCTTCACTTTGGCGGCCGTGGCCGTGCACGCGCTGGCGAACCATCGGCCCGTTCTGCTGTTGCTGGCTGCTGGCGTGCTGCCGATGTTCGTGGATTACCAGTGGGCGGGTGTCGGCTGCGTGCTGCTGGGGTGGATCGCGTTCCGGCATCGCGCGTGGTGGCTGCTGCTGGTCGGGCTCGCAGCGGTGTGCTGGGTCAACCACAACGGCTGGGCATTGCTGGCCGTACCGGTGGTGCTGCTGGCCGCGCGGGTAACATGGCCACTGCCGCGCTGGCGGTGGGCGTTCTACGGGTATTACGTGGGGCATCTGGCGGTGCTGGCGTTGGTTGCCCATCTGCTTGTGTAA
- a CDS encoding TonB-dependent receptor gives MQPPGLARRYRVSTLALGLLASFAALADSAPSTLPSVQVQEQRRATADYAGGQVAGGGRVGLLGDKDFMDTPFSTVSYTESFIRDRQAKDLTDVIAATDPTVFSNGVTGAWSENYAIRGFASNTSDTTFNGLSGMAPYYRTSPEMFERIEVLKGPSALLNGMPPGGSVGGAVNLVPKRAGEQPLLRVSTNFASDAQFGAHVDMGRRLGAGKQFGIRFNGAWRDGDGAVGKQSKKVQLGSLALDWRGDRTRLSADLYSADDRVDGPARGVGLAPGVAIPRPPRGDTLINPDWAYVDSQDKGAMLRGEFDINDSVMAYLAYGTSKTNYRYNGSISAQILNPAGDFSTVIGQLAFDIKKQSGDAGLRGSFRTGSVGHQWAANVTHYQHTQNDYGRRSVPGWDWTTNLYNPVWGPAAPFVAPHISHTDLRLDSLGFADTLSFADDRVQLTLGVRRQQVVSETFNVATGVRTSRYDESATTPAAALLVKATDTISVYTNYIEGLSQGATAPMTAANAGDVFAPFRTKQKELGMKLDMGSFAHTFSVYEIKRPSSYTDPVTNIFSFGGEQRNRGLEWGFFGAPLDGVRLLGGVAYVQPKLTRTAGGVNEGRMATAVAQRQAKLGVEWDVPTLQGLTLTGNATAMSKQYISADNSLSVPGRTLFDVGARYSTTVAGRPLALRASVNNVTNKAYWGMPLLSSLALGAPRTVLVSATMDF, from the coding sequence ATGCAGCCGCCCGGCCTGGCCCGGCGCTATCGCGTTTCGACCCTCGCGCTGGGGCTGCTGGCCTCGTTTGCCGCGCTGGCCGACTCCGCGCCGTCCACCCTGCCCTCGGTGCAGGTGCAGGAACAGCGACGGGCCACCGCCGACTATGCCGGAGGACAGGTGGCGGGCGGCGGTCGTGTTGGCCTGCTGGGCGACAAGGACTTCATGGACACGCCGTTCAGCACGGTCAGCTACACCGAGTCGTTCATCCGTGATCGCCAGGCCAAGGACCTCACCGACGTCATCGCCGCCACCGACCCGACGGTGTTCAGCAACGGCGTCACCGGCGCGTGGAGCGAGAACTATGCCATCCGTGGCTTTGCCTCCAACACCAGCGACACCACCTTCAACGGCCTCAGCGGCATGGCGCCCTACTACCGCACCTCGCCGGAGATGTTCGAGCGCATCGAAGTGCTGAAGGGGCCGTCCGCGCTGCTCAACGGCATGCCACCGGGCGGCTCGGTGGGCGGCGCGGTGAACCTGGTGCCGAAGCGCGCTGGCGAGCAGCCGCTGCTGCGGGTCAGCACCAACTTCGCCTCCGATGCGCAGTTCGGCGCCCACGTGGACATGGGCCGTCGCCTCGGCGCAGGCAAGCAGTTCGGCATCCGCTTCAACGGCGCCTGGCGTGATGGCGACGGCGCCGTTGGCAAGCAGAGCAAGAAGGTTCAACTGGGATCGCTGGCACTGGACTGGCGCGGTGATCGCACCCGCCTGTCGGCCGATCTGTACAGCGCCGACGATCGCGTGGACGGCCCGGCCCGTGGTGTCGGCCTGGCACCGGGCGTCGCCATTCCCCGCCCGCCGCGGGGCGACACCCTGATCAACCCGGACTGGGCCTACGTGGACAGTCAGGACAAGGGCGCGATGCTACGCGGCGAGTTCGACATCAATGACAGCGTGATGGCCTACCTGGCCTATGGCACCAGCAAGACAAACTACCGCTACAACGGCTCGATCAGCGCGCAGATCCTCAACCCGGCCGGCGACTTCAGCACTGTGATCGGCCAGTTGGCCTTTGACATCAAGAAGCAATCCGGTGACGCCGGCCTGCGCGGCAGCTTCCGCACCGGTAGCGTAGGCCACCAATGGGCCGCCAACGTGACCCACTACCAGCACACCCAGAACGACTATGGCCGCCGCAGCGTGCCCGGCTGGGACTGGACCACCAACCTCTACAACCCGGTGTGGGGCCCGGCCGCGCCGTTCGTAGCGCCACACATCTCGCATACCGACCTGCGCCTGGACAGCCTTGGCTTCGCCGATACCCTCTCCTTCGCCGATGACCGCGTGCAGCTGACGCTGGGCGTGCGCCGCCAGCAGGTAGTCAGCGAGACCTTCAACGTGGCCACGGGCGTACGTACTTCGCGGTATGACGAGAGCGCTACTACCCCGGCGGCAGCCTTGCTGGTGAAGGCCACCGACACGATCTCGGTCTACACCAACTACATCGAAGGCCTCAGCCAGGGCGCCACCGCACCGATGACCGCCGCCAACGCGGGCGATGTGTTCGCACCGTTCCGCACCAAGCAGAAGGAGCTGGGCATGAAGCTGGACATGGGTAGCTTCGCGCACACCTTCAGCGTGTACGAAATCAAGCGGCCCAGCAGCTACACCGACCCGGTCACGAATATTTTCTCGTTCGGCGGCGAACAGCGGAACCGCGGTTTGGAATGGGGCTTCTTCGGTGCGCCACTGGACGGCGTGCGCCTGCTGGGCGGCGTGGCCTATGTGCAGCCGAAACTGACCCGCACGGCAGGCGGCGTGAATGAAGGCCGCATGGCCACAGCGGTTGCGCAGCGGCAGGCCAAGCTGGGTGTGGAGTGGGATGTGCCGACCTTGCAGGGCCTGACCTTGACCGGCAATGCCACGGCGATGTCGAAGCAGTACATCAGTGCCGACAACAGCCTGTCGGTGCCGGGCCGCACGCTGTTCGATGTCGGGGCGCGCTACAGCACCACCGTGGCGGGTCGACCGCTTGCGCTGAGAGCCAGTGTGAACAACGTGACCAACAAGGCGTATTGGGGCATGCCGTTGTTGTCGAGCCTGGCGCTGGGTGCACCGAGGACGGTGCTGGTGTCGGCGACGATGGACTTCTGA
- a CDS encoding TetR/AcrR family transcriptional regulator: MSMQPEIPAPARGRPPTITPERLADIGIKLGLPNLTMANVAAELAVTQAALYKRVANLEALKRLVADTVFQRWQIPRASVEAPGGLQGYLMVFVESLCEVVKAHPGLPPYLLRRSVATTPMLEKIASHQAHVAEVFGLPLDKARWVLATIAFYCIAGADTVYGLVDDEAEALTGRRVQDEEVIAEFRQGMRALVIGSLDVLGVR; encoded by the coding sequence ATGAGCATGCAACCCGAGATCCCGGCGCCGGCCCGTGGCCGCCCGCCCACCATCACTCCCGAGCGTCTGGCTGACATCGGCATCAAGCTGGGCCTGCCGAACCTGACCATGGCCAACGTGGCCGCCGAGCTGGCGGTGACCCAGGCCGCGCTCTACAAGCGTGTGGCCAACCTGGAGGCCTTGAAGCGGCTGGTGGCCGATACGGTGTTCCAGCGCTGGCAGATTCCGCGCGCGTCGGTCGAGGCGCCGGGTGGGCTACAGGGCTACCTGATGGTCTTCGTGGAATCGCTGTGCGAGGTGGTGAAAGCGCACCCTGGATTGCCGCCCTACCTGTTGCGGCGCTCGGTGGCGACCACGCCGATGCTGGAAAAGATCGCCTCGCACCAGGCCCATGTGGCCGAAGTATTCGGCCTGCCGTTGGACAAGGCGCGCTGGGTGCTGGCCACGATTGCGTTCTACTGCATTGCCGGTGCGGACACGGTGTATGGGCTGGTGGATGACGAGGCCGAAGCGTTGACCGGGCGGCGCGTGCAGGACGAGGAAGTGATTGCCGAGTTCAGGCAGGGCATGCGTGCGCTGGTGATCGGCTCGCTGGACGTACTCGGCGTCCGGTAG
- a CDS encoding DNA glycosylase AlkZ-like family protein: MPATPTLDDLRRHAVARTLFKPTTLLAAIRRLGFVQADPIRAPARAQDLTLRHRVKDYRAGDLERRYARLPVEEDCLVNYGFLPREHLALMHPRVSKREWDAETHRRAADVLAFVRERGSVHPREVDQAFAHGRVTNYWGGTSNASTHLLDGMHYRGLLRVQRRDSGTRIYAVAEHAELDASEQAQVERAAALIDLVVRKYAPLPSASLTYLVRLLGYGAPHLAEQSRQALKLAKQQLASCTLDGTTWYWPANENPRSRRHAPDEQVRLLAPFDPVVWDRRRFELLWGWVYKFEAYTPAPKRQYGYYALPVLWHDQVVGWANVSMRDGELASSVGYAGKSLARDKVFRGALDEELQRMAAFL, from the coding sequence ATGCCTGCCACGCCCACCCTCGATGATCTGCGCCGCCACGCGGTGGCGCGCACGCTGTTCAAACCCACCACGCTGTTGGCCGCGATCCGGCGCCTGGGTTTCGTGCAGGCCGACCCGATCCGCGCACCGGCACGGGCACAGGACCTGACCCTGCGCCACCGGGTGAAGGACTACCGTGCAGGCGATCTTGAGCGGCGCTATGCGCGACTGCCGGTGGAAGAGGACTGCCTGGTGAACTACGGCTTCCTGCCGCGCGAGCATCTGGCGCTGATGCACCCGCGCGTGTCCAAGCGCGAGTGGGACGCCGAGACCCATCGTCGTGCGGCCGACGTGCTGGCGTTCGTGCGCGAGCGCGGCAGCGTGCACCCGCGTGAGGTTGACCAGGCGTTTGCGCATGGGCGGGTGACCAACTACTGGGGCGGCACCAGCAATGCCAGTACGCATCTGCTGGATGGCATGCACTACCGTGGCCTGCTGCGCGTGCAGCGGCGCGACAGTGGCACCCGCATCTATGCAGTGGCCGAGCATGCCGAGCTGGATGCCAGCGAACAAGCGCAGGTCGAACGCGCGGCCGCCCTGATCGACCTGGTGGTGCGCAAGTACGCGCCGCTGCCCTCGGCCAGCCTGACCTATCTGGTGCGGCTGCTGGGCTACGGTGCACCGCATCTGGCCGAACAGAGCCGGCAGGCGCTGAAGCTGGCCAAGCAACAGCTGGCCAGCTGCACGCTGGATGGAACGACCTGGTACTGGCCAGCCAACGAGAACCCGCGATCGCGCCGACACGCACCGGACGAGCAGGTGCGCCTGCTGGCACCGTTCGACCCGGTGGTGTGGGACCGCCGCCGCTTCGAGCTGCTATGGGGCTGGGTCTACAAGTTCGAAGCCTACACACCCGCACCGAAGCGCCAGTACGGCTACTACGCATTGCCAGTGCTATGGCACGACCAGGTGGTGGGCTGGGCCAACGTCAGCATGCGTGACGGTGAGCTGGCATCCAGCGTGGGCTATGCCGGCAAGTCGCTGGCCCGTGACAAGGTGTTTCGTGGCGCGTTGGACGAAGAACTGCAACGCATGGCCGCTTTTCTGTAG
- a CDS encoding ATP-binding protein has product MNPKGKSIGRQITLSITVASLCSTVLSISGFYLFYYLMEVFYPRWYDEPETIMPSGLEWLWIGLTATVVVIFATLVASRLTRRIITPLNSVAESLRRVASGDLEARARGGDTSMTEAATLVSDFNSMAERLNRMSENRVFWNAAIAHELRTPMTILRGRLQGIAEGVFEPGPEQFNSMLTQLEGLTRIIEDLRVVSLAESGHLDLRLQRSDVSVQVAAVVEAMSEALAESGFSVSLDARPSLADCDPARIRQAVLALLENARRHAIPCPLRVRVTLAEGHCTVAVEDGGPGVPDELRDSIFEAFQRTDVSRSRQSGGSGLGLAVVRAIAVAHHGTARCRATERGGSSFEIRWPVHARR; this is encoded by the coding sequence ATGAACCCCAAAGGCAAGAGCATCGGCCGCCAGATCACGCTGTCCATCACGGTCGCCTCGCTGTGCTCGACGGTGCTGTCGATCAGCGGCTTCTACCTGTTCTACTATTTGATGGAGGTGTTCTATCCGCGCTGGTATGACGAGCCGGAAACGATCATGCCGTCCGGGCTGGAGTGGTTGTGGATCGGCCTGACCGCCACCGTGGTCGTCATCTTCGCCACGCTGGTCGCCTCGCGCCTCACCCGGCGCATCATCACCCCGTTGAACTCGGTGGCCGAGAGCCTGCGCCGGGTCGCCAGTGGCGATCTGGAGGCCCGCGCGCGCGGCGGTGACACCTCGATGACCGAAGCGGCCACCCTGGTCAGCGATTTCAATTCCATGGCAGAGCGGCTCAACCGCATGTCGGAGAACCGGGTGTTCTGGAACGCGGCGATCGCACATGAACTGCGCACGCCGATGACCATCCTGCGCGGCCGCCTGCAGGGTATCGCCGAAGGCGTGTTCGAGCCGGGGCCCGAACAGTTCAACAGCATGCTCACCCAGCTGGAGGGCCTCACCCGCATCATCGAGGACCTGCGCGTGGTCAGCCTGGCCGAGAGCGGCCATCTCGACCTGCGCCTGCAACGCAGCGACGTCAGCGTGCAGGTGGCTGCGGTGGTGGAGGCGATGTCCGAGGCGCTGGCCGAAAGTGGCTTCTCGGTGAGCCTGGACGCGCGGCCGTCGCTGGCGGACTGCGATCCGGCCCGCATCCGCCAGGCGGTGCTGGCGCTGCTGGAAAATGCACGACGCCATGCCATCCCCTGCCCGCTGCGGGTACGCGTCACCCTCGCCGAGGGGCATTGCACGGTGGCCGTGGAAGATGGGGGGCCTGGCGTGCCGGACGAACTGCGCGACAGCATTTTCGAGGCCTTCCAGCGCACCGATGTCTCGCGCTCGCGGCAGAGCGGCGGTTCCGGGCTCGGCCTGGCGGTCGTGCGTGCGATTGCCGTGGCCCATCACGGAACCGCGCGGTGCCGGGCTACCGAACGTGGCGGCAGTTCATTCGAGATCCGCTGGCCGGTACATGCGCGGCGTTGA
- a CDS encoding response regulator, which translates to MKHDLRSRQAPLVLIAEDEGEIADILGAYLARSGLRSTRAADGEAALASHRQLRPDLVLLDVQMPKLDGWQVLSELRRRGNTPVIMLTALDQDVDKLTGLRVGADDYVAKPFNPAEIVARIQAVLRRSARTVVEEPSGLIRQGPFEIDLRSHEVTVRLGEQVHALNFTLTEFRLLVHMARAPRQVHARVDLLHACLPEGDAQERTVDSHVSKLRRKLEDVGVIGIPATIRGVGYRFLD; encoded by the coding sequence ATGAAACACGATCTCCGCTCCCGACAGGCACCCCTGGTGCTGATTGCCGAAGATGAAGGCGAAATTGCCGACATCCTCGGCGCCTACCTGGCTCGTTCAGGACTGCGCAGCACCCGCGCTGCCGACGGCGAGGCCGCCCTCGCCAGCCACCGCCAGCTGCGCCCCGACCTGGTGCTGTTGGATGTGCAGATGCCCAAGCTGGACGGCTGGCAGGTGCTGAGCGAACTGCGCCGGCGCGGCAACACGCCGGTGATCATGCTCACCGCGCTCGACCAGGACGTGGACAAGCTGACCGGCCTGCGCGTGGGTGCCGACGACTACGTGGCCAAGCCATTCAACCCGGCCGAGATCGTGGCACGCATCCAGGCTGTACTGCGCCGCAGCGCCCGTACCGTGGTCGAAGAACCCAGCGGGCTGATCCGCCAGGGGCCGTTCGAGATCGATCTGCGCAGCCACGAGGTGACGGTGCGCCTTGGCGAGCAGGTTCATGCACTGAACTTCACCCTCACCGAGTTCCGCCTGCTGGTGCACATGGCCCGCGCCCCACGCCAGGTGCATGCACGCGTTGACCTGCTGCATGCCTGCCTGCCCGAAGGCGATGCGCAGGAGCGCACCGTCGACAGCCATGTCAGCAAGCTGCGTCGAAAGCTGGAAGACGTCGGCGTGATCGGCATTCCCGCCACCATCCGTGGTGTTGGCTATCGTTTCCTGGACTGA
- a CDS encoding efflux RND transporter periplasmic adaptor subunit, producing the protein MSNRRIWIIAGTVATLVAGTGWWALAEDGDAALITAPAQVADLEKTIQAVGRVNPKELVAVGAQVSGQVKRLHVVLGQRVQAGQLIAEVDSQPQRIALRSAEAATNALRAQHAASQARHAQASGVYERQSQLVASRLVSQEGFEAARMARDAARSEVAALQAQIDQAVTQVETARINLGYTRIVSPSDGYIVAIVTKAGQTLNSMQTTPTIVMLAQMDTMTVRAEIAEADVELVAPGQPLWFSTLGPSGRRYESHLQQLEPAPSSIADVATGNAGGSAQSPKAVYYAGLFDVANPGLKLKPSMTVKVTVQLARAANALQVPLTALVAPDDMDGNRGTVRVVDPKGRVRKRAVTTGLRTATAVQILSGLRAGENVVIGQAPSGGESEPTSLLGM; encoded by the coding sequence ATGAGCAATCGCAGGATCTGGATCATTGCCGGTACCGTGGCCACGCTGGTCGCGGGCACCGGATGGTGGGCGCTGGCCGAAGACGGGGATGCCGCGCTGATCACCGCGCCGGCGCAGGTGGCAGATCTGGAAAAGACCATACAGGCGGTCGGCCGGGTCAATCCCAAGGAGCTGGTTGCGGTGGGCGCGCAGGTGTCCGGCCAGGTCAAGCGCCTGCATGTGGTGCTGGGGCAGCGGGTACAGGCCGGCCAACTGATCGCCGAGGTCGACTCGCAGCCGCAGCGCATCGCGCTGCGCAGCGCCGAGGCAGCCACCAATGCACTGCGTGCCCAGCATGCCGCCAGCCAGGCGCGCCATGCGCAGGCCAGCGGTGTCTACGAGCGGCAGTCGCAGCTGGTGGCGTCGCGACTGGTGTCACAGGAGGGCTTCGAAGCCGCGCGCATGGCACGCGATGCGGCGCGTTCGGAAGTGGCCGCGCTGCAGGCACAGATCGACCAGGCAGTGACCCAGGTGGAAACCGCACGGATCAACCTGGGCTATACCCGCATCGTCTCGCCCAGCGACGGCTACATCGTGGCCATCGTGACCAAGGCAGGACAGACGCTGAACTCGATGCAGACCACGCCGACCATCGTGATGCTGGCGCAGATGGACACGATGACGGTGCGTGCCGAGATTGCCGAGGCTGACGTGGAACTGGTGGCGCCGGGGCAACCGCTGTGGTTCTCGACCCTGGGGCCGAGCGGTCGCCGTTATGAGTCCCACCTGCAGCAGCTGGAGCCAGCGCCATCTTCCATTGCCGACGTCGCTACCGGCAATGCAGGCGGCTCGGCGCAGTCGCCCAAGGCGGTGTACTACGCCGGCCTGTTCGATGTGGCCAACCCCGGCCTGAAACTGAAACCATCGATGACGGTGAAGGTGACCGTGCAGCTCGCGCGCGCCGCCAATGCGCTGCAGGTACCGTTGACGGCGCTGGTTGCGCCGGACGACATGGATGGCAACCGCGGCACCGTGCGCGTGGTCGACCCCAAGGGCCGAGTGCGCAAGCGTGCAGTGACGACCGGCCTGCGCACGGCCACCGCCGTGCAGATACTGAGCGGCCTGCGGGCGGGAGAGAACGTGGTGATCGGCCAGGCGCCCAGCGGCGGTGAATCCGAACCGACCAGCCTGCTTGGGATGTGA
- a CDS encoding MacB family efflux pump subunit, with amino-acid sequence MTDALLELHGVSRSYRSGAGEIVVLKDVSLRIDAGEFIAIIGPSGSGKSTLMNILGCLDRPTEGSYRVNGEATEQMAPDTLARLRREHFGFIFQRYNLMENLSATENVALPAVYAGMEAEARTARARRLLETLGLGERTANRPSQLSGGQQQRVSIARSLMNGGAIVLADEPTGALDHASGQQVMAELKRLHAQGHTVILVTHDAAIAANAKRLIEIADGRVVADRGERGPASASVVTAPDRGVPSVTERRARMDAIREATRMAVRSMLAHRLRTLLTMLGIIIGVAAVVTVVALGKGAQAQVESQINELGASTLEIFPGADFGDPRSAEIETLVVGDADHLGALSYVDSVSPNLTGSVAALQGSRRANTQVLGVGADMLRVRGLRLKAGRFFTGAEVSEHRALGVVDQKAAKALFTGNPIGSTVLLGGMPVEVIGVVGANAFAGGATPTVYVPYTSAASRLLGSQRLESITVRVRDNVPTSAAEASLGAELERLHGRRDFFIYNADQIRRAVMKSSQTLAALVSAIAAVALVVGGVGVMNIMLVSVKERVREIGVRLAVGARQGDILRQFLIEAVLICLFGGVLGVLLAFGVGALSSLLSLGVPFLFTAGPVLAALACSSAIGLGFGYFPARSAAQLDPIQALAAE; translated from the coding sequence ATGACCGACGCACTGCTGGAACTGCATGGCGTATCGCGCAGCTATCGCTCGGGTGCTGGCGAGATTGTGGTGCTCAAGGACGTTTCCCTGCGCATCGACGCCGGTGAATTCATCGCCATCATCGGCCCGTCGGGTTCGGGCAAGTCAACGCTGATGAACATCCTCGGCTGCCTGGACAGGCCGACCGAGGGCAGCTATCGGGTGAACGGCGAGGCCACCGAGCAGATGGCTCCGGATACGCTTGCACGGCTGCGCCGCGAGCATTTTGGTTTCATCTTCCAGCGCTACAACCTGATGGAGAACCTGAGCGCTACCGAGAATGTAGCGCTGCCGGCGGTCTATGCCGGCATGGAGGCGGAAGCACGCACGGCCCGCGCGCGCAGGCTGCTGGAAACGCTCGGCCTGGGTGAGCGCACCGCGAACCGGCCGAGCCAGCTGTCCGGTGGCCAGCAGCAGCGCGTGTCCATTGCCCGTTCGCTGATGAACGGCGGCGCCATCGTGTTGGCCGATGAGCCGACAGGGGCGCTGGACCATGCCAGTGGCCAGCAGGTGATGGCCGAACTGAAGCGCCTGCATGCACAAGGCCACACGGTGATCCTGGTCACGCACGACGCGGCGATCGCGGCCAACGCCAAGCGATTGATCGAGATCGCAGACGGCCGGGTGGTGGCCGACCGCGGTGAGCGTGGCCCGGCTTCTGCATCTGTAGTGACCGCGCCCGATCGCGGTGTTCCATCAGTTACCGAGCGCCGCGCACGCATGGACGCCATACGCGAGGCCACGCGGATGGCCGTGCGGTCGATGCTGGCCCATCGCCTGCGCACTCTGCTGACCATGCTCGGCATCATCATCGGTGTGGCGGCCGTGGTGACGGTGGTGGCGCTGGGCAAGGGCGCCCAGGCGCAGGTGGAATCACAGATAAACGAACTCGGTGCCAGTACGCTGGAGATCTTCCCCGGTGCCGATTTCGGCGACCCCCGCTCGGCAGAGATCGAGACACTGGTGGTCGGCGACGCGGATCATCTTGGGGCGTTGAGCTACGTGGACAGCGTCAGCCCGAACCTGACCGGATCAGTGGCTGCCCTGCAGGGCAGCCGTCGTGCCAACACCCAGGTGCTGGGCGTGGGGGCCGACATGCTGCGCGTGCGTGGACTGCGACTGAAGGCGGGGCGCTTCTTCACCGGCGCTGAAGTGAGTGAGCATCGTGCGCTGGGTGTGGTCGACCAGAAGGCCGCCAAGGCGCTGTTCACGGGCAACCCGATCGGCAGCACGGTGCTGCTGGGTGGCATGCCGGTGGAGGTGATCGGCGTGGTGGGGGCCAATGCATTCGCTGGCGGCGCAACCCCCACGGTCTACGTGCCCTACACCTCGGCGGCGTCGCGACTGCTGGGCAGCCAGCGCCTGGAGAGCATCACCGTACGCGTGCGCGACAATGTACCTACCAGCGCCGCAGAGGCCTCGCTGGGTGCCGAACTGGAGCGCCTGCATGGTCGCCGCGATTTCTTCATCTACAACGCCGACCAGATCCGCAGGGCAGTGATGAAGTCCAGCCAGACCCTGGCGGCGCTGGTCTCCGCCATTGCTGCGGTGGCGCTGGTGGTGGGTGGGGTGGGGGTGATGAACATCATGCTGGTGTCGGTGAAAGAACGCGTGCGCGAGATTGGCGTGCGCCTGGCCGTGGGCGCGCGGCAGGGTGACATCCTGCGCCAGTTCCTGATCGAGGCGGTGCTGATCTGCCTGTTCGGCGGCGTGCTGGGGGTGCTGCTTGCATTCGGCGTGGGGGCGCTGTCCAGCCTGCTGTCGCTGGGTGTGCCGTTCCTGTTCACCGCCGGGCCAGTGCTGGCTGCGCTGGCGTGTTCCTCGGCAATCGGGCTGGGCTTTGGCTACTTCCCGGCACGCAGTGCAGCGCAACTGGACCCCATCCAGGCGCTGGCGGCCGAATAG